Proteins encoded within one genomic window of Humulus lupulus chromosome 1, drHumLupu1.1, whole genome shotgun sequence:
- the LOC133789170 gene encoding aspartate--tRNA ligase, chloroplastic/mitochondrial: MSVLLRAYPLISVRAKPRLTLLFNTIILRPLITKTLYGNRRTFCSVSAFSTSPNDTLIETPKSPSIPVKETLDWVSRTGHCGELSVDDVGKRVRLCGWVALRRFHAKQTFLILRDHTGVVQVTTLKDDFPDVHSTVKELRIEYVIAVEGIVRHRPSASINEKMKTGYVEVAAEHVQLLNDVKLKLPFSIHTTGDEAKDSVKEEIRLRYRCLDLRRQQMNSNIMLRHNVMKLIRRYLEDVHDFVEIETPILSRSTPEGARDYLVPSRVQPGTFYALPQSPQLFKQMLMVSGFDKYYQVAKCFRDEDLRADRQPEFTQLDMELAFTPLEDMLRLNEDLIRKVFLEIKGVHLPNPFPRLTYAEAMSRYGSDRPDLRFDLELKDVSDIFSDTPFRPFSHALSKGGIIKVLCVPSAAKRYSNNALRKGDIYNEAIASGAEKLTFLKVKDDGSMEGNPALLSCMDPTSKNQFMLRCSARPDDLILFAIGHQASVNRTLDRLRLFVAHDLDLIDNSKHSILWVTDFPMFEWNDSEQRLEALHHPFTAPNPEDMEDLSSARALAYDMVYNGVEIGGGSLRIYKREVQQKVLEIIGISPEEVEAKFGYLLEALDMGAPPHGGIAYGLDRLVMLLAGANSIRDVIAFPKTTTAQCALTRAPSEVDPQQLRDLLLVPHSKAEVDLPSAEKVDPPAEEEVSPQELRDLSS, from the exons ATGTCCGTACTTCTCAGAGCTTACCCTCTCATATCAGTCCGCGCCAAACCTCGATTGACTCTCTTATTCAATACCATTATTCTCAGACCCTTAATCACCAAAACACTTTACGGAAACAGAAGAACCTTTTGCTCTGTTTCCGCTTTCTCAACTTCTCCTAACGATACTCTTATCGAGACTCCAAAATCTCCTTCGATTCCAGTCAAGGAAACCCTCGATTGGGTAAGTCGGACCGGGCATTGTGGTGAGCTTTCGGTTGATGACGTAGGCAAACGGGTCCGGTTATGCGGGTGGGTCGCGCTTCGTCGTTTTCACGCCAAGCAGACTTTCTTAATCCTCAGAGACCATACTGGTGTTGTCCAG GTCACAACACTTAAGGATGATTTTCCTGATGTGCATTCTACTGTTAAGGAATTGAGGATTGAGTATGTAATTGCAGTAGAAGGTATTGTTAGGCATCGGCCAAGCGCTTCAATCAACGAGAAAATGAAAACCGGCTATGTAGAA GTTGCAGCAGAGCATGTTCAATTACTAAACGATGTAAAATTGAAGTTGCCCTTTTCGATTCATACTACTGGGGATGAGGCAAAAGATTCTGTGAAGGAGGAAATTCGTTTAAG ATATCGGTGCCTTGATCTACGCCGCCAACAAATGAATTCCAACATTATGCTGCGTCACAATGTCATGAAACTTATTCGAAGATACCTTGAAGATGTGCATGATTTTGTGGAG ATTGAGACTCCAATACTCTCTAGATCTACTCCAGAAGGTGCACGAGATTATTTGGTGCCCTCAAGGGTTCAG CCAGGGACATTTTATGCTTTGCCTCAAAGCCCACAACTATTCAAGCAAATGTTAATGGTTTCTGGTTTTGACAAATACTATCAAGTAGCCAA ATGTTTTCGGGATGAAGATCTGAGAGCAGACAGACAACCTGAATTCACTCAACTTGATATGGAACTTGCTTTCACTcctttggaggacatgctgaggcTTAATGAAGATTTGATAAGAAAG GTTTTTTTAGAGATTAAAGGTGTTCATCTACCAAATCCCTTCCCTAGGCTTACATATGCTGAGGCAATGAGTAGATATGGTTCAGACAGGCCTGATCTTAGATTTGATCTTGAATTGAAGGAT GTATCTGATATATTTTCAGATACCCCCTTCAGGCCTTTTTCACATGCCTTGAGTAAAGGGGGGATTATTAAAGTGCTATGTGTTCCCTCCGCTGCTAAAAGATATTCAAATAATGCTCTCAGGAAAGGGGACATTTACAATGAAGCAATTGCATCTGGTGCAGAGAAGTTGACTTTCTTGAAGGTGAAGGATGATG GATCCATGGAAGGAAATCCTGCATTATTATCTTGTATGGATCCAACAAGTAAAAATCAGTTCATGTTGCGCTGCTCTGCCAGGCCAGATGATCTTATATTATTTGCAATCGGTCATCAGGCTTCTGTAAACAGAACTCTTGATCGACTTAGGTTGTTTGTAGCACATGACCTTGACTTGATTGACAAT TCCAAGCATTCAATTCTATGGGTGACTGATTTTCCGATGTTTGAGTGGAATGACTCGGAGCAAAGGCTTGAG GCTTTGCATCATCCCTTCACAGCCCCAAACCCTGAAGACATGGAAGATCTTTCCTCTGCTCGTGCTTTGGCCTATGACATGGTTTACAATGGAGTAGAG ATTGGTGGGGGAAGTTTAAGAATTTACAAACGAGAGGTTCAGCAAAAAGTTTTGGAAATTATCGGAATATCCCCTGAAGAG GTTGAAGCTAAATTTGGCTATCTTCTTGAGGCATTGGACATGGGCGCTCCTCCTCATG GGGGAATAGCTTATGGATTGGATAGACTGGTGATGTTGTTGGCTGGTGCTAATTCCATCAGGGATGTCATAGCCTTCCCAAAGACGACAACTGCCCAATGCGCCCTCACTCGAGCACCATCGGAGGTGGATCCTCAGCAGCTCAGAGATCTTTTGTTGGTTCCACATTCTAAGGCAGAGGTGGATCTACCTTCTGCGGAAAAGGTCGATCCACCGGCGGAGGAGGAGGTGAGTCCTCAGGAGCTCAGAGATCTTTCTTCTTGA